From a single Mycolicibacterium mengxianglii genomic region:
- a CDS encoding TetR/AcrR family transcriptional regulator, translating into MSRHACELFWERGVTATTGDDIAAAAGLSTRTIWRYFRTKESCVEPVLALSVKRFIALANRWPAELSLADHMAADMSRYPLTEPELADEMAALRIATVSVSEPALRTAYLMVHDEMERGFIPVVARRLHLSDDDLTVRLCAAAVTAAFRVVDEDVGRRAIIDKEKITQQEALSLIDRAIRDATNGRLGGPVKP; encoded by the coding sequence GTGTCTCGTCATGCCTGCGAATTGTTCTGGGAGCGTGGCGTGACCGCGACCACCGGTGACGACATCGCTGCTGCGGCGGGCCTGTCCACCAGAACCATATGGCGCTACTTCCGCACCAAGGAAAGTTGTGTGGAACCGGTGCTGGCGTTATCGGTGAAGCGCTTCATCGCGTTGGCCAACCGCTGGCCCGCTGAGCTGTCACTGGCCGACCACATGGCGGCCGATATGTCCCGGTACCCGCTCACCGAACCGGAACTGGCCGACGAAATGGCGGCGCTACGGATCGCGACCGTGTCGGTGTCCGAGCCGGCACTGCGAACGGCTTACCTGATGGTGCACGACGAGATGGAGCGCGGCTTCATCCCCGTCGTCGCCAGGCGGCTGCATCTTTCCGACGACGACCTCACCGTGCGCCTGTGCGCGGCGGCGGTCACCGCGGCGTTCCGGGTGGTGGACGAGGACGTAGGGCGCCGCGCCATCATCGACAAAGAGAAGATCACTCAGCAGGAGGCTCTGTCGTTGATCGATCGCGCCATCCGGGATGCCACCAACGGCCGTTTGGGCGGCCCGGTGAAGCCCTGA
- a CDS encoding helix-turn-helix transcriptional regulator yields MSKSELGAFLQARRAAVPPSAAGLPDTGSRRRVPGLRREEVAALVGLSTDYYVRLEQGRGGRPSESVLEAIAATLLLDEPQREHLRHLAHPPHRRPRPTRERLSASTRSLIDTMTVPALVMTASTHVVGWNDLACALFTDFANRPAPQRNTAWLLFRDDDVAARHRNWEASARDTVGMLRMAAGRTPDDPDLTALVGELSVHSPTFRQYWHKHHVYEKSTGLTQLHHPQIGDIDLTFIAWRTPASPNQTLVTYTPEPGSPSAHAIDLLGSITATSRRA; encoded by the coding sequence ATGAGCAAGTCCGAACTGGGTGCGTTCCTTCAGGCGCGTAGGGCGGCCGTGCCGCCCAGCGCAGCCGGGCTACCGGACACCGGCTCCCGTCGCCGAGTTCCCGGGCTGCGACGCGAAGAGGTTGCCGCTCTCGTGGGGTTGTCCACCGACTATTACGTCCGGCTCGAGCAGGGCCGGGGCGGTAGGCCATCGGAGTCTGTTCTCGAGGCGATAGCGGCGACACTGCTGCTCGACGAACCCCAACGCGAGCACCTTCGTCACCTCGCCCATCCGCCCCACCGGCGGCCGCGCCCGACGCGGGAACGTCTCAGCGCCTCGACGCGATCGCTGATCGACACCATGACGGTGCCTGCACTGGTGATGACGGCCAGCACCCACGTCGTCGGATGGAACGACCTCGCCTGCGCGCTTTTCACTGACTTCGCCAATCGACCAGCCCCGCAACGGAACACGGCATGGCTGCTGTTCCGCGACGACGACGTGGCGGCCAGGCACCGCAACTGGGAGGCATCCGCGCGCGACACCGTGGGCATGCTCCGCATGGCGGCCGGCCGCACCCCCGACGATCCTGACTTGACGGCACTCGTGGGCGAGTTGTCGGTGCACAGTCCGACATTCCGGCAGTACTGGCACAAGCACCACGTCTACGAGAAGTCGACCGGGCTGACGCAACTGCACCATCCCCAGATCGGCGACATCGACCTCACTTTCATCGCGTGGCGAACTCCTGCGTCGCCGAACCAGACCCTCGTCACCTACACACCCGAGCCGGGATCGCCGTCGGCCCACGCCATCGACCTGCTGGGCTCCATAACCGCCACATCTCGCCGCGCGTAG
- a CDS encoding macrolide family glycosyltransferase: MSHVAVCVPVGTGHVNPTLGVAAELVARGHRVSYAATAAHADRVADAGARLVPYRTTMVGAGAPPQFTARDMHHAMDVALRETQYVLPQVLSGFRGDEPDLVLHDATMAWWGRLAAATWSVPVVAGWPNLVGNRHWSLNRYVRLNPMHPKVLLALWRAHRLARRHGLNVLNLLQSAGADAQLVFLPREFQYAGDTFGPPYVFVGPCLIERPSDGDWQPPRDRRVVLVSLGTAYHDRLDIFRTCVAAFRDAPWHVVLAVGDKIDPAELGPVPAHIEVHAAVPQLKVLSHAAAFISHAGMGSTMESLAFGVPIVAVPQMTEQQANADRIAELGLGVRLSPTAVNTEGLRAAVEEVATSERVAANMRDMQSRVGAAGGARAAADVLEGLLEGRP, from the coding sequence GTGAGCCACGTTGCGGTCTGCGTGCCAGTCGGCACCGGGCACGTCAACCCGACGCTGGGCGTTGCGGCCGAACTGGTCGCACGTGGACACCGAGTGAGCTATGCCGCAACCGCCGCACACGCTGATCGAGTGGCCGATGCCGGGGCGCGGCTCGTGCCGTACCGCACAACCATGGTCGGCGCGGGGGCGCCGCCGCAGTTCACCGCCCGGGATATGCATCACGCGATGGACGTGGCTCTGCGGGAGACGCAATACGTTCTGCCACAGGTGCTCTCAGGGTTCCGAGGTGACGAGCCGGACCTGGTGCTACATGACGCGACGATGGCGTGGTGGGGCAGGCTGGCCGCCGCGACCTGGAGTGTGCCGGTGGTGGCGGGCTGGCCGAACCTGGTGGGTAACAGGCACTGGTCGCTGAACCGGTACGTCAGGCTCAACCCCATGCACCCGAAGGTACTGCTGGCGTTGTGGCGTGCGCATCGGCTGGCCCGACGGCATGGGTTGAACGTGTTGAACCTGTTGCAATCTGCGGGGGCTGACGCGCAACTGGTTTTCCTGCCAAGGGAATTCCAGTACGCCGGGGACACCTTCGGTCCGCCTTACGTGTTCGTCGGCCCCTGCCTCATCGAGCGGCCCTCTGATGGAGACTGGCAGCCACCGAGGGACCGCCGCGTTGTGCTGGTCTCGCTCGGCACCGCCTACCACGACCGCCTCGACATCTTCCGAACCTGTGTGGCCGCGTTCCGTGACGCGCCATGGCACGTGGTACTCGCGGTCGGGGACAAGATCGACCCGGCCGAATTGGGGCCGGTGCCAGCACATATCGAGGTGCATGCCGCGGTGCCGCAACTGAAGGTGTTGTCGCATGCAGCGGCCTTTATCAGCCACGCCGGGATGGGCAGCACGATGGAGTCGTTGGCCTTTGGTGTGCCCATCGTGGCGGTGCCCCAAATGACCGAGCAGCAGGCCAATGCCGACCGGATCGCCGAACTGGGCCTGGGGGTGCGGCTGTCGCCGACCGCGGTCAACACCGAGGGGCTGCGCGCGGCGGTGGAGGAAGTGGCCACCAGCGAGCGGGTCGCGGCGAATATGCGCGACATGCAGAGCCGGGTGGGCGCCGCGGGCGGCGCCCGGGCCGCGGCGGATGTGTTGGAGGGGCTACTCGAGGGGCGGCCATGA
- a CDS encoding nitroreductase/quinone reductase family protein, translating into MTNLGPMPDELPPIPTQAEVQRDPSVLHAFNDRIVRAFRANRGVVAGPFQGANVALVSITGARTGITRVTPLEYFMVDDRLILLGTYGGAPKNPAWVHNLRAHANVLVEIGEQSFPAVAHELADREAEEVFAEVASRVPRVAAYPTPARRIPVFEVRPV; encoded by the coding sequence ATGACGAATCTTGGCCCGATGCCCGATGAGCTGCCCCCGATTCCCACTCAGGCCGAGGTGCAAAGGGACCCGAGCGTTCTGCACGCGTTCAACGACCGCATCGTCAGGGCCTTCCGTGCCAACCGCGGCGTCGTTGCCGGTCCGTTCCAAGGTGCGAACGTCGCGCTGGTCAGCATCACCGGAGCCCGCACGGGGATAACCCGGGTGACGCCGCTGGAGTATTTCATGGTCGACGATCGCCTCATCCTCCTCGGCACCTACGGTGGGGCGCCCAAGAACCCGGCGTGGGTCCACAATCTGCGCGCCCACGCCAACGTCCTGGTCGAGATCGGCGAGCAGTCGTTCCCCGCAGTGGCGCACGAACTTGCCGACCGTGAGGCTGAGGAGGTCTTCGCCGAAGTCGCGTCCCGCGTGCCGCGTGTCGCGGCATACCCGACGCCCGCACGTCGGATCCCGGTGTTCGAGGTTCGCCCGGTCTGA